A single Photobacterium toruni DNA region contains:
- the cyoD gene encoding cytochrome o ubiquinol oxidase subunit IV codes for MNNSTNQHSTNQHTIGHGQGGQAHGSVKEYVRGLIFSIILTIVPFAMVMAGVGSTQFIIGVIMVFAVAQILVQLVFFLHMNTSSEQMWNTSSAVFVVVIVAIILIGSLWIMDHLNHNMLMGH; via the coding sequence ATGAACAATTCAACTAACCAACACTCAACTAACCAACATACAATTGGACATGGTCAAGGTGGCCAAGCTCACGGTAGCGTAAAAGAATATGTTCGAGGGCTTATCTTCTCTATTATTTTAACCATTGTACCTTTTGCGATGGTCATGGCTGGTGTAGGTTCAACCCAGTTCATTATTGGTGTGATCATGGTTTTTGCTGTCGCACAGATATTAGTCCAACTGGTATTCTTTCTGCATATGAATACCTCATCTGAACAAATGTGGAATACATCATCAGCGGTATTCGTGGTTGTTATTGTTGCTATTATTCTTATTGGTTCGTTGTGGATCATGGATCACTTAAATCACAACATGCTAATGGGTCATTGA
- the cyoC gene encoding cytochrome o ubiquinol oxidase subunit III, which produces MTTEIKDTCNLNVPVQSNDGHEFDDHDHHDYAGDTIFGFWIYILSDCLLFGTLFAVYAVYSNSFAGLIEPKELFNLSFVLTETALLLFSSFTFGMAMLKANHEDIKGMFKWLGITFGLGLSFLVMELYEFYHFSSEGATFHSSAYWSAFYGLVATHGLHVFAGLMWMIVLVFHFKRDGFSAENKTRLACLSLFWHFLDVIWICVFSVVYLMGVL; this is translated from the coding sequence ATGACGACAGAAATAAAAGACACATGTAATCTCAACGTCCCTGTTCAGTCTAATGATGGTCACGAGTTCGATGATCATGACCATCATGACTATGCTGGTGATACTATTTTTGGTTTTTGGATTTATATTCTTAGTGACTGTTTATTATTCGGTACATTATTTGCGGTTTACGCTGTTTATTCAAATAGCTTTGCCGGCTTAATTGAACCTAAGGAACTGTTTAATCTTAGTTTTGTATTAACTGAGACGGCTTTATTACTGTTTAGTAGTTTTACATTCGGTATGGCAATGCTCAAAGCCAACCATGAAGACATCAAAGGAATGTTCAAATGGTTAGGTATTACATTTGGGCTTGGTTTGTCCTTTTTAGTAATGGAATTGTACGAGTTCTATCACTTTAGTAGTGAGGGTGCGACGTTCCACAGTAGTGCTTATTGGTCTGCATTTTACGGCTTAGTTGCAACTCATGGACTACACGTCTTTGCTGGCTTGATGTGGATGATTGTGTTGGTGTTCCATTTTAAACGTGACGGTTTTTCTGCAGAGAATAAAACCCGTTTAGCCTGTTTAAGCCTATTTTGGCACTTCCTTGATGTTATCTGGATCTGTGTATTCAGTGTGGTTTACTTAATGGGGGTATTGTAA
- the cyoB gene encoding cytochrome o ubiquinol oxidase subunit I, which yields MFGKLNWDVIPFTDPVVFPVMMAVVLGGLGLLGLITYQKKWHYLWSEWFTSVDHKKIGIMYIIVSMVMLVRGFSDAILMRSQQAASTIDAGYLPPEHYDQVFTAHGVIMIFFVAMPFVVGLMNIIVPLQIGARDVAFPFLNSLSFWLFVVGAILINLSLFVGEFAATGWLAYPPLSGMDANPWVGVDYWLWSLQISGIGTLLTGINFVVTIIRMRAPGMKMMQMPVFTWTSLCANALIVLAFPILTVTLTLLTLDRYIGTHFFTTDMGGNQMMYVNLIWAWGHPEVYILVLPAFGIFSEVTATFSRKRLFGYTSLVWATMVIMVLSFIVWLHHFFTMGAGASVNAFFGIATMIISIPTGVKIFNWLFTMYKGRVEFSASMWWTIAFLITFTIGGMTGVMLAIPAANFVLHNSLFVIAHFHNVIIGGALFGYFAGLTYWFPKATGFTLDERLGKISCALWTVGFFVAFMPVYVLGFNGMTRRLNVADNPEWAPYLWVAAFGVCIIASGVAVQFYQVYVSIRDRKQNLDLTGDPWNGRTLEWATSSPPPFYNFALLPKIHDRDEHHYAKEQGLAYQEPERYKRIHMPKNTWAGVVISMFSLMFGFAFIWHIWWMVIAGSVGMIASWIIYSFQRSKDYYVEVSEIEAIERKHLAKARGEKTFEHKDGEDDDDFDPSNLKPTDSMA from the coding sequence ATTTTCGGCAAATTAAATTGGGATGTTATTCCCTTTACCGATCCAGTCGTTTTTCCCGTCATGATGGCCGTAGTGCTTGGTGGACTAGGATTATTAGGCTTGATCACATATCAAAAGAAGTGGCACTACTTATGGAGTGAATGGTTTACCTCTGTTGATCATAAAAAGATTGGCATTATGTACATCATTGTATCCATGGTCATGCTTGTACGAGGGTTTTCTGACGCGATATTAATGCGTTCCCAACAAGCAGCTTCTACTATTGATGCCGGTTATCTGCCACCAGAGCACTATGACCAAGTCTTTACCGCCCATGGCGTGATCATGATTTTCTTTGTTGCGATGCCATTTGTCGTGGGTCTAATGAATATTATCGTGCCATTGCAGATAGGTGCTCGCGATGTTGCCTTTCCATTTTTAAATTCCTTAAGTTTTTGGCTATTCGTTGTTGGTGCTATTTTAATCAACCTTTCACTATTTGTTGGGGAATTTGCGGCAACAGGTTGGTTAGCCTATCCACCGCTTTCAGGTATGGATGCAAATCCTTGGGTTGGGGTCGATTATTGGTTATGGTCGCTGCAAATATCAGGTATCGGTACATTATTAACGGGGATTAACTTTGTCGTTACGATTATCCGTATGCGAGCACCTGGCATGAAAATGATGCAAATGCCTGTATTTACATGGACATCACTATGTGCAAATGCACTTATTGTACTGGCCTTTCCTATTTTAACCGTCACCCTGACCTTACTTACACTGGATCGTTATATCGGCACCCATTTCTTTACCACTGATATGGGTGGTAACCAAATGATGTATGTCAACTTAATCTGGGCATGGGGTCATCCTGAGGTTTACATTCTAGTTCTGCCTGCTTTTGGCATTTTTTCAGAAGTTACAGCGACGTTCTCGCGTAAGCGTCTGTTTGGCTATACATCATTAGTGTGGGCAACAATGGTGATTATGGTGTTGTCATTTATTGTTTGGCTACATCACTTCTTTACCATGGGTGCTGGCGCAAGTGTTAACGCTTTCTTTGGCATCGCAACGATGATTATCTCAATTCCAACGGGAGTGAAGATATTTAACTGGTTATTTACGATGTATAAAGGACGGGTCGAGTTCAGCGCTAGTATGTGGTGGACGATTGCATTTTTAATTACCTTTACTATTGGTGGTATGACTGGAGTAATGCTTGCAATACCTGCGGCAAACTTTGTGCTGCACAACAGTTTGTTCGTTATTGCCCACTTCCATAACGTGATTATTGGTGGTGCATTATTTGGTTACTTTGCCGGTTTAACTTACTGGTTCCCTAAAGCCACCGGATTTACTCTTGATGAACGTCTTGGCAAGATTTCATGTGCACTTTGGACTGTTGGCTTCTTTGTCGCCTTCATGCCTGTATATGTACTTGGTTTTAATGGAATGACACGTCGCTTAAATGTTGCAGATAATCCCGAATGGGCACCTTATTTATGGGTTGCTGCATTTGGTGTTTGTATTATTGCATCAGGTGTCGCGGTTCAGTTTTATCAGGTTTACGTCAGTATTCGTGATCGTAAGCAAAATCTAGATCTTACTGGTGATCCGTGGAATGGTCGTACATTAGAATGGGCGACATCATCCCCTCCTCCATTTTATAACTTTGCATTACTGCCTAAGATTCATGATCGTGACGAGCATCATTACGCCAAAGAACAGGGTTTAGCTTACCAAGAACCTGAACGTTATAAGCGTATTCATATGCCGAAAAATACGTGGGCGGGTGTCGTTATCAGTATGTTCTCATTGATGTTTGGTTTTGCTTTCATCTGGCATATTTGGTGGATGGTTATTGCCGGATCCGTTGGCATGATTGCTTCTTGGATCATTTACAGCTTTCAGCGTAGTAAAGATTATTATGTTGAAGTCTCTGAGATTGAAGCGATTGAACGTAAACATCTCGCTAAAGCTCGTGGAGAAAAAACCTTTGAACACAAAGATGGTGAAGACGATGATGATTTCGATCCATCTAATCTAAAACCTACTGATTCTATGGCATAA
- the cyoA gene encoding ubiquinol oxidase subunit II: MKIIQSKKMIIILLTLLAILLLVALFANSNMVLFDSKGSIGEAQSSLIITSVLLMAIIIIPVLFMAIYFPYKYRHSNKKAEYTPEWEHSTKIEVVVWTVPCLIVLTLGWITYQTSYSLDPRKEIVSEEEPLTIQVVAMNWKWLFIYPEQQIATVNEIAMPINRPVKFLVTSDTAMNSFFIPQLGSQVYAMAGMENRLNLMAKEEGSYRGISANYSGYGFANMRFKAHAVKDVAFKEWVQKVKTSDLVLNNNSYDQLTANAKEQIIKPHPVTYFASVAPLKFKDIIEKHAGVQNGL, translated from the coding sequence ATGAAAATAATCCAAAGTAAGAAGATGATCATCATTCTTCTTACACTACTCGCAATATTACTTTTAGTTGCACTATTTGCCAACAGCAACATGGTGCTATTTGACTCAAAAGGTAGCATTGGTGAAGCCCAGTCATCATTAATCATCACATCCGTTCTGCTGATGGCAATTATTATCATACCAGTGTTATTTATGGCGATTTACTTTCCTTATAAATACCGTCATAGCAACAAAAAAGCGGAATACACGCCAGAATGGGAACACTCAACCAAAATAGAAGTGGTTGTATGGACAGTCCCTTGCTTGATTGTTTTAACACTCGGATGGATCACCTACCAAACATCTTACTCACTTGATCCAAGAAAAGAGATCGTTTCTGAGGAAGAACCATTAACCATTCAAGTCGTTGCTATGAATTGGAAATGGCTATTTATTTATCCAGAACAACAAATCGCTACAGTCAATGAAATAGCAATGCCCATTAATCGTCCGGTTAAATTCTTAGTTACTTCAGATACCGCCATGAATTCATTTTTTATTCCACAACTCGGTAGCCAAGTTTATGCAATGGCTGGTATGGAAAACCGTTTAAATCTCATGGCCAAAGAAGAAGGCTCTTATCGAGGAATTTCAGCCAATTACAGCGGTTATGGCTTTGCTAATATGCGCTTTAAGGCTCATGCAGTTAAAGATGTGGCCTTTAAAGAATGGGTTCAAAAAGTAAAAACCTCAGATCTTGTTTTAAATAACAACAGTTACGATCAACTCACAGCCAATGCTAAAGAGCAAATTATAAAGCCACATCCCGTAACATACTTTGCTTCTGTCGCACCGCTGAAATTTAAAGATATTATTGAGAAACACGCAGGAGTCCAAAATGGCCTATAA
- a CDS encoding LacI family DNA-binding transcriptional regulator produces the protein MTQKMTMADISKQLGISKMTVSRYFNGGYVSEENRIKIDAIVKENHYTPNKFARSIRSQSNIIGFIAPRIESYTTSLVIKGALAAANESNARMLFHATGFSHESERQAVSEFNGLNALGTIVIASKHSLEEPFYNGLQNIIFIGKQIPAHCCLYYPEQAAITALVSHTIYQLQQQQAPLIAIQYIYDARMLSSRTQLIQSIISDIAPTLPNTLQALADSEKKDDYQSIILQPNHIYFCATDNIAIRLYRRAKEQHLKIGHDIWIVGIGDYDYSDLLVPSLTTVAFNHYQMGFQAVKKLIKRDSSSCEGEFELKIRESSQFI, from the coding sequence ATGACGCAAAAGATGACTATGGCTGATATTTCAAAGCAGCTTGGAATTTCAAAAATGACAGTGTCACGTTATTTTAATGGTGGTTATGTTTCAGAAGAAAATCGTATTAAAATTGATGCGATCGTAAAAGAAAACCATTATACACCGAACAAATTTGCTCGCTCTATTCGAAGTCAATCTAATATTATTGGCTTTATTGCGCCGCGAATTGAATCGTATACTACTAGTTTAGTGATCAAAGGTGCTTTAGCTGCAGCAAATGAATCTAATGCTCGAATGCTATTTCATGCAACAGGGTTTAGTCATGAATCTGAACGCCAAGCGGTAAGTGAATTTAATGGTCTTAACGCCCTTGGTACAATTGTTATTGCATCAAAGCACAGTCTTGAAGAGCCTTTTTATAACGGTTTACAAAATATAATTTTTATAGGAAAACAAATTCCCGCCCATTGTTGCCTATATTATCCTGAGCAAGCGGCTATCACTGCGTTAGTTTCTCACACTATTTATCAACTGCAACAACAGCAAGCACCATTGATAGCTATTCAATATATTTATGATGCACGGATGCTTTCATCTCGTACTCAACTTATACAAAGTATTATTTCTGATATTGCTCCTACATTACCTAACACATTACAAGCATTGGCTGATTCTGAAAAAAAAGATGATTATCAATCAATTATACTGCAGCCTAATCATATTTATTTTTGTGCTACCGATAATATTGCAATTCGTTTATATCGCCGAGCAAAAGAACAACATTTAAAAATAGGACATGATATTTGGATTGTAGGTATTGGTGATTATGATTATAGCGATTTATTAGTACCTAGTTTAACGACGGTGGCTTTTAATCATTATCAAATGGGCTTTCAGGCAGTAAAAAAACTCATTAAGCGAGATTCAAGTTCTTGTGAAGGAGAATTTGAATTAAAAATTAGAGAAAGCTCTCAATTTATTTAA
- a CDS encoding alpha-glucosidase, which produces MNQTNNASSKSLVWWKTATAYQIYPRSFFDSNQDGIGDINGIIAKLDYLADLGIDLVWICPFYQSPNDDNGYDISDYQAIHPDFGSLTDVDRLISAAHERGIRIIMDLVINHTSDEHPWFIESRQSKASPKRDWYIWRDGCEPTPEKPTNDPNNWESIFHGSAWQYDADSAQYYLHLFSKKQPDLNWQNPEVKQALFNMIHWWLARGIDGFRVDAISHIQKQSNLPSLPNPNGDDYVSSFDYHMNVEGIEQHLYELRDQAFAPFDIVTVGEANGVDAQDALTWVAEPTENDKGGIFNMIFQFEHMKLWSEEQHRDQFDLVEFKQILTRWQNALEGKGWNALYLENHDQARSINTFANPNYWYGSATALAACYFLMKGTPFIYQGQEIGMVNNKFLSLNDFNDVSAKNLIIKLQQQGQTDHQILALLNQVSRDHSRLPMPWNDSAFGGFSEVTPWFVVNSNYSGINVEQQQQDPYSILQFYKKLITLRKNNHSLITGRYQLLLENDASIYAYQRIESDKTWTIITNLSDREARVNLDSDLLGELVLDNQTSNNKNARTDFITTQLAPPYAAYVFVKKQ; this is translated from the coding sequence ATGAATCAGACGAATAACGCTTCATCAAAATCACTTGTTTGGTGGAAAACAGCCACTGCTTATCAAATATACCCACGTAGTTTTTTTGATAGTAATCAAGATGGTATTGGTGATATTAATGGGATTATTGCCAAATTAGATTACTTAGCTGATTTGGGTATTGATCTGGTGTGGATTTGTCCATTTTATCAATCGCCTAATGATGATAACGGTTACGACATTAGTGATTATCAAGCTATTCATCCTGATTTCGGTAGCCTTACTGATGTTGATCGTTTGATCAGTGCTGCACATGAACGTGGTATTCGTATCATCATGGATTTAGTTATTAACCATACTAGTGATGAACATCCGTGGTTTATTGAATCACGTCAAAGTAAAGCCAGTCCTAAACGTGATTGGTATATTTGGCGTGATGGTTGCGAACCTACCCCTGAAAAACCGACTAATGATCCTAATAATTGGGAAAGTATCTTTCATGGAAGTGCATGGCAATATGATGCTGACAGCGCTCAATATTACCTGCATTTATTTTCTAAGAAACAACCTGATCTTAATTGGCAAAATCCTGAAGTAAAACAAGCACTGTTTAATATGATCCATTGGTGGTTAGCTCGAGGTATTGATGGATTTCGAGTCGACGCAATTAGTCATATTCAAAAGCAATCTAATTTACCTTCGCTACCAAACCCAAATGGTGATGATTATGTGTCTTCATTTGACTATCACATGAATGTTGAGGGGATTGAACAACATTTGTATGAATTGCGCGACCAAGCTTTTGCTCCTTTTGATATTGTCACCGTAGGCGAAGCAAATGGGGTTGATGCTCAAGATGCGTTAACGTGGGTTGCTGAGCCTACAGAGAATGATAAAGGTGGCATCTTTAATATGATCTTCCAATTTGAACATATGAAGTTGTGGTCGGAAGAACAACATCGTGATCAGTTTGATTTGGTAGAATTTAAACAAATTTTAACCCGTTGGCAGAATGCGTTAGAAGGTAAAGGTTGGAATGCTTTATATCTAGAAAATCATGATCAGGCTCGTAGCATTAATACTTTTGCTAATCCCAATTATTGGTATGGCAGCGCAACAGCATTAGCAGCTTGTTATTTTTTAATGAAAGGAACGCCATTTATTTATCAAGGTCAAGAAATTGGCATGGTTAATAATAAGTTTCTGTCATTAAATGATTTTAATGATGTATCAGCTAAAAACTTAATCATTAAATTGCAGCAACAAGGACAAACGGATCACCAAATATTAGCGTTATTAAATCAAGTCTCACGCGATCATAGCCGTTTACCTATGCCGTGGAATGATAGTGCTTTTGGTGGGTTTTCTGAAGTAACGCCTTGGTTTGTCGTTAACTCTAATTACTCTGGTATTAATGTTGAACAACAACAGCAGGATCCATATTCGATTTTACAGTTCTATAAAAAATTAATTACTCTTCGAAAAAATAATCACAGTTTGATTACTGGTCGTTATCAATTACTACTTGAAAATGATGCCAGTATTTATGCTTATCAACGAATTGAATCTGATAAAACATGGACAATTATTACAAATTTAAGTGATCGCGAGGCAAGAGTTAATCTCGACAGTGATCTGCTAGGGGAGTTAGTACTAGATAATCAAACCTCAAATAATAAAAATGCACGTACCGATTTTATTACCACACAATTAGCGCCACCTTATGCCGCTTATGTGTTTGTGAAAAAACAATAG
- a CDS encoding PTS transporter subunit IIBC has product MSKLLSFDFWQRFGKSLIVVIAVMPAAGIMISLGKVVAMYAGGIGAIETLGHIMENIGWGVIVNLHLLFAVAIGGSWAKERAGGAFAAIIAFILINRTTGVIFGVNSGMMNDPHATVMSLFGSELPVSQFFTTILGAPALNMGVFIGIISGYLGANLYNRYYDYARLPEALAFFNGKRFVPFMVIFYSVIIAFVLAVVWPLVQGALNEFGQWIASSKDSAPIIAPFVYGTLERLLLPFGLHHTLTIPMNYTELGGAYQLLTGPSAGSSVYGQDPLWLAWVSDLNNLKLTDPAAYQHLLATVHPARFKAGQVIIAASSLIGIGLAMYHCVDSDKRLQYKPMFFSACLAVLLTGVTEPIEFMFMFVAPVLYVAHAILTGLAFALVDLIDLRVHAFGLIELITRVPMMISAGIGGDLISFVMVCIAFFAINYGLFRLLIIKFNLPTPGRAGNYIDEKAEGMSQDDKLEIIIQNLGGRDNIAEIDACMTRLRITVKDPALVADYTLWKATGALGVVVKDQGVQAIYGPGVDVIKSALIDKFAMA; this is encoded by the coding sequence ATGAGTAAATTGCTCTCGTTTGACTTTTGGCAACGATTTGGTAAATCATTGATCGTTGTAATCGCTGTAATGCCTGCGGCTGGTATTATGATATCACTTGGTAAAGTGGTTGCCATGTATGCTGGTGGTATCGGCGCTATCGAAACTCTTGGTCATATTATGGAAAATATTGGCTGGGGTGTTATTGTTAACCTGCACTTATTGTTTGCGGTTGCTATCGGTGGTTCATGGGCAAAAGAGCGAGCAGGGGGAGCATTTGCTGCAATTATTGCTTTTATACTGATTAACCGTACAACCGGAGTTATTTTCGGTGTTAATAGTGGCATGATGAATGATCCTCATGCGACTGTTATGAGTCTGTTTGGTTCTGAGTTGCCAGTATCTCAATTTTTCACCACTATTCTTGGCGCTCCAGCACTGAATATGGGCGTGTTCATTGGTATTATCTCTGGCTATCTTGGAGCTAATTTATATAACCGTTACTATGATTATGCGCGTTTACCTGAAGCATTAGCATTTTTTAATGGTAAACGTTTTGTACCGTTCATGGTTATTTTCTATTCGGTAATTATTGCGTTTGTATTAGCGGTTGTTTGGCCATTAGTACAAGGTGCATTGAATGAATTTGGTCAATGGATAGCAAGTTCAAAAGATAGCGCACCAATTATAGCTCCGTTTGTTTATGGCACATTAGAACGTTTATTACTGCCTTTCGGTTTACACCATACGCTAACGATTCCAATGAACTATACCGAACTGGGTGGCGCGTATCAGCTATTAACAGGACCAAGCGCAGGCTCAAGTGTTTATGGTCAAGATCCGTTATGGCTTGCATGGGTGAGTGATTTAAATAACCTTAAATTAACCGATCCAGCTGCTTACCAACACCTACTTGCGACGGTTCATCCTGCGCGCTTTAAAGCAGGTCAAGTTATTATTGCAGCATCGTCTTTAATTGGTATCGGTTTGGCAATGTACCATTGTGTTGATAGTGATAAGCGTCTGCAATATAAGCCGATGTTCTTCTCTGCGTGTTTGGCTGTATTACTAACAGGTGTTACTGAGCCTATTGAATTTATGTTCATGTTTGTTGCACCTGTACTGTATGTAGCACATGCAATATTAACTGGATTAGCTTTTGCGTTGGTGGATTTGATTGATTTACGCGTGCATGCTTTCGGCCTTATTGAATTAATTACACGTGTTCCGATGATGATTTCTGCCGGTATCGGTGGGGATTTAATTAGCTTTGTGATGGTATGTATTGCCTTCTTTGCGATTAACTATGGTTTATTCCGTTTACTCATCATTAAATTTAATTTACCAACCCCTGGACGTGCAGGTAATTATATTGATGAAAAAGCGGAAGGTATGTCACAAGATGACAAGCTTGAAATCATTATTCAAAACCTTGGTGGTCGTGACAATATTGCTGAAATTGATGCCTGCATGACACGTTTACGTATTACCGTAAAAGATCCTGCATTAGTTGCTGATTATACATTGTGGAAAGCAACGGGTGCACTAGGGGTTGTGGTTAAAGATCAAGGCGTACAAGCTATTTATGGTCCTGGTGTTGATGTGATTAAGTCTGCGCTGATAGATAAGTTTGCGATGGCGTAA
- a CDS encoding endonuclease/exonuclease/phosphatase family protein, translated as MKLLTLNTHSWQEDKQLQKLEIVAQAIIDQNCDVIALQEVNQHQLSGVVNESIYSNSLVHTDNYGYLLQQKLAELGHNYQLTWDFVHQSYEVYQEGLAFLSRLPIIEHQVIDLNDNYNESNWKHRRAVRIKVAYQQQELDFYNCHCGWWNDEESSFSEHLNRITATLSSRLSFLLGDFNNPSHVRHQGYDCALQCHLFDCYTMAESKDAGITVVKNIDGWQQNSQALRLDYIFSNQQLAVKQHQVIFNGHFYDVVSDHFGVITEVSISTE; from the coding sequence ATGAAGTTATTGACACTAAATACCCATAGCTGGCAAGAAGATAAACAATTACAAAAATTAGAGATAGTTGCTCAAGCTATTATTGATCAAAACTGTGATGTTATTGCGCTACAGGAAGTTAATCAGCATCAGCTTAGCGGTGTTGTAAATGAATCAATATATAGTAATTCTCTTGTACATACAGACAATTATGGTTATTTATTACAGCAAAAGTTAGCTGAATTAGGTCATAATTATCAATTAACGTGGGATTTTGTTCATCAAAGTTATGAGGTTTATCAAGAAGGACTTGCATTCTTAAGTCGGTTGCCCATTATTGAACATCAGGTTATTGATCTAAATGATAATTATAATGAGAGTAATTGGAAACATCGTCGTGCTGTACGGATTAAAGTCGCTTATCAGCAACAGGAGTTAGACTTTTATAATTGCCATTGCGGCTGGTGGAATGATGAAGAAAGTTCGTTTTCGGAACATTTAAATCGAATTACAGCGACATTATCATCCCGTTTGAGCTTTTTGTTAGGCGATTTTAATAATCCTAGCCATGTTCGTCATCAAGGCTATGATTGTGCGTTACAGTGTCACTTGTTTGACTGTTATACCATGGCTGAAAGTAAGGATGCGGGAATAACCGTTGTTAAAAATATTGATGGCTGGCAGCAAAATAGCCAAGCATTACGGTTAGATTATATTTTTAGTAATCAGCAACTCGCTGTAAAACAACATCAAGTTATTTTTAATGGCCATTTTTATGATGTGGTATCTGATCACTTTGGTGTTATTACAGAAGTTAGTATTAGCACTGAATAG
- a CDS encoding DUF3157 family protein — MLKKTQLCSIIIALIASHSAWAANQTLTLDDGRQVILHDNFTWQYKPQTNDSLTTSAAQTTTAIPVIATSTMAIPVISASKGVVIKLGDKKAIQQLSDSGLDILLTAAHYENGTLVIPTMMTNQNSKSVTDVTMKVHLSNAQGKTIATDDFTVWHSINRMPETYFRPKTQQKGKPITFDVPKADSYFINAEITNVDLR; from the coding sequence ATGCTAAAAAAGACTCAACTGTGCAGTATCATTATTGCATTAATCGCTTCACATTCAGCATGGGCTGCTAATCAAACGCTAACCCTTGATGATGGCCGTCAAGTTATTCTACATGATAACTTTACTTGGCAATATAAACCTCAAACCAATGATTCCTTAACAACATCAGCCGCTCAAACAACTACAGCAATTCCTGTTATAGCAACATCTACAATGGCGATTCCCGTCATTAGTGCCTCAAAAGGTGTTGTAATTAAACTGGGTGATAAAAAAGCAATTCAACAGCTTAGTGACAGTGGCCTAGATATTTTATTAACGGCAGCACATTATGAAAATGGCACTCTCGTTATTCCAACCATGATGACAAACCAGAATTCAAAATCCGTCACTGATGTCACAATGAAAGTTCATTTAAGCAATGCCCAAGGTAAAACAATTGCAACTGACGATTTTACTGTATGGCACTCAATTAACCGAATGCCAGAGACTTATTTCCGACCTAAAACACAGCAAAAAGGTAAACCTATTACCTTTGATGTCCCCAAAGCCGACAGTTATTTTATTAATGCTGAAATCACTAATGTTGATTTAAGATAA